A genome region from Chengkuizengella sp. SCS-71B includes the following:
- a CDS encoding MTH1187 family thiamine-binding protein: protein MAIADITIIPIGTQNPSVSDFVVEIHKKLEKFKDKIKVQLTPMSTLIEGDLDDLFEVIKAIHEIPFSKGAQRVATNIRIDDRRDKPLNMEEKVNKVQSKMHK from the coding sequence ATGGCAATCGCTGATATTACTATCATTCCAATCGGAACACAAAATCCTAGTGTTAGTGATTTTGTAGTAGAAATCCATAAAAAGCTTGAAAAGTTTAAAGATAAGATAAAAGTTCAGCTCACACCTATGAGTACACTTATTGAAGGAGATTTAGATGATTTATTTGAAGTCATCAAGGCGATTCATGAAATTCCATTTTCAAAAGGTGCCCAAAGAGTTGCAACTAATATACGTATAGACGATAGAAGAGATAAACCTTTAAATATGGAGGAAAAGGTGAACAAGGTTCAAAGTAAGATGCATAAATGA
- a CDS encoding MFS transporter, with the protein MSMVQVEKQTEIPQNQTVFIIVYLMGFTHFLNDLVQAIVPALYPILRESLNLSYFQIGILGFTLSITTAIIQPFMGWWGDTRFNPYSLPLGMLFTLIGVLFIGIVDDYYLLLIGIMFIGIGSAVFHPEGSRVVYFAAGNKRGLSQSIFQVGGNFGQAFAPIMAALVFAPLGKSGTLWFSVAVMIAILFLMKVSIWYKKTYSHQILKKKQSNHQTSHIDKKKIIYVFSILIIFIIARTWYYSGITSYYQFYIMEKYRLTFSDAQVYVFLFLFGGVLGTFLGGTLSDRWGRKNIMLLSMFGTVPFSLALPFATPYWAMLFCFMIGLIMLSSFTVMVVYAQELIPNKIGTVTGIILGLAFGLGAIGSGVLGLTIDIIDLDQVMYWLSFLPLVGILLIFLPKGN; encoded by the coding sequence ATGAGCATGGTGCAAGTAGAAAAACAAACAGAAATACCGCAAAACCAAACTGTTTTTATCATTGTATATTTGATGGGTTTTACTCATTTTCTTAATGATTTAGTTCAAGCCATTGTTCCTGCTTTGTATCCAATTTTAAGAGAAAGTTTAAATCTTTCATACTTCCAAATAGGAATATTGGGTTTTACTTTAAGTATTACCACTGCGATCATACAACCGTTCATGGGTTGGTGGGGGGATACACGATTTAATCCCTATTCACTGCCACTAGGAATGTTATTTACATTAATAGGAGTCTTATTTATCGGTATTGTAGATGACTACTATTTACTACTTATCGGCATTATGTTTATCGGTATAGGTTCCGCTGTATTTCATCCAGAAGGTTCAAGAGTTGTATATTTTGCTGCAGGAAACAAAAGGGGTTTATCACAATCCATTTTTCAAGTGGGTGGTAATTTTGGACAAGCGTTTGCCCCTATTATGGCTGCATTAGTATTTGCCCCTTTAGGTAAATCAGGAACTCTATGGTTTAGTGTAGCGGTTATGATAGCAATACTCTTTCTAATGAAAGTATCAATTTGGTATAAAAAAACTTATAGTCATCAAATTTTAAAGAAAAAACAAAGTAATCATCAGACATCCCATATTGATAAAAAGAAAATAATATATGTCTTCTCTATTTTAATCATTTTTATTATTGCAAGAACATGGTACTATTCAGGAATCACAAGTTACTATCAGTTTTATATTATGGAAAAATATCGTCTTACATTTAGTGATGCTCAAGTGTATGTTTTTCTCTTTTTATTTGGTGGCGTGTTAGGTACCTTTTTAGGGGGAACGTTATCGGATCGATGGGGTAGAAAGAACATCATGTTATTATCTATGTTTGGTACAGTTCCCTTTTCATTAGCGCTGCCTTTTGCTACTCCCTATTGGGCTATGTTATTTTGTTTCATGATCGGATTGATCATGCTTTCTAGCTTTACTGTTATGGTCGTATACGCTCAAGAATTGATCCCTAACAAAATTGGAACTGTCACTGGCATTATACTAGGTTTAGCTTTTGGTTTAGGCGCTATCGGTTCTGGAGTTCTGGGATTAACGATTGATATCATAGATTTAGATCAAGTCATGTATTGGTTAAGTTTTTTACCACTTGTAGGTATATTGCTTATATTTCTTCCAAAAGGAAATTGA
- a CDS encoding FadR/GntR family transcriptional regulator, producing the protein MKDKVSLGGIFNKVQPVRGFEDIAMQIQEAIYSGQLKSGDRLPSERDLAEMFQVSRSSVREAIRVLETEKMVEVRRGVKGGIIIVEPKPEQVGRSIEALIRFRGATAEELGEFRTDFESQTAYLAAKRATQGQLDRLQEITNLFRDESSTFDTPWSTLVEYDLMFHEEVANASHNKIRVAIMMATHGILQKSSLSIEKVDTKEWRKQQAIDLQNITDAITEGDQEKARKAMEDHVSRNVDKYIDQ; encoded by the coding sequence ATGAAAGATAAAGTAAGTTTAGGAGGGATCTTCAATAAGGTTCAACCTGTAAGAGGATTTGAAGACATTGCAATGCAAATTCAAGAAGCCATTTACAGCGGACAGCTAAAAAGTGGAGATCGTTTACCTAGTGAGCGTGATTTGGCTGAGATGTTTCAAGTGAGCCGATCTAGTGTACGTGAGGCAATTCGTGTCTTAGAAACTGAAAAAATGGTAGAAGTACGCAGAGGAGTTAAAGGTGGAATTATCATTGTTGAACCTAAACCAGAGCAAGTAGGACGTTCTATTGAAGCATTAATACGTTTTAGGGGAGCAACTGCCGAAGAGTTGGGTGAATTCAGAACAGATTTTGAAAGTCAAACTGCATATTTAGCAGCTAAAAGAGCTACACAAGGGCAATTGGATCGTTTACAGGAAATTACAAATTTATTTAGAGATGAATCGAGTACTTTTGATACCCCTTGGTCTACGTTGGTAGAATATGATCTTATGTTTCATGAAGAGGTTGCAAACGCTTCCCACAATAAAATTCGTGTCGCGATTATGATGGCTACTCATGGAATCCTTCAGAAATCATCATTGAGTATAGAGAAAGTAGATACGAAAGAATGGAGAAAACAACAAGCGATAGATTTACAAAATATAACGGATGCTATTACTGAAGGTGATCAAGAAAAAGCAAGAAAAGCGATGGAAGATCATGTGAGTAGAAATGTAGATAAATATATAGATCAATGA